The following coding sequences are from one Dermacentor andersoni chromosome 5, qqDerAnde1_hic_scaffold, whole genome shotgun sequence window:
- the LOC126530298 gene encoding uncharacterized protein isoform X2 encodes MASGVHVDQALAQIKQCIQELCEEFRANNEPVTDDSTTLHKFCSELEQILQHGQTDRALVLNVSKGYWGYFCRCLLSEKNLKGYSALKYAKSLSELKTHLGRGRAVIRYCLVHQCLADTLQTCTVDEKSTRDHYHAWALLRQPETQQSLLSSLYDLNAVPFDLAPSGNDLDSSWPLFARKVFGESWPTLSRCSSISSMSSVNSTHSQMDLTCSSLPDEGRSTVPRSPILRASSLLQSPSVDEATEDVSRRSELSSLPTVRTLKSRSLSPIVFRISSPEACGEVSSPVQTAASSSQTEGCLPERLAEEARAALCSEKLEKMAEEWRIKEEAWLEKEAELRKELESLRASQSGETACVQSTCKTCDDLSASVQRLSGEKDDLTTKNNFLARKLNEVLEKLEDSEETVNDLKRSEADLRTRTEKLSFVNEGLKNLVDAVKDEATILRQQVIIMDKEVKSSHELLEQKKMQCKCLEDQLVKLRSKCCESINASAMRDREIERLANLVRVARRKLFSKSSPTQQADTSPEESPKLALENNMSDEALLKMLSSEETEDSLIPTKQVTRTENSNCELFEHCLRYLGSAMLHHESLIDKANARVRDLISTSHSINLQLHVMQEVLSMQHLKEDGAPDENDISLSKEAAGPSEELVPPRIEGCDFVTSLFETMCRNHSKMQSLMQSESQLEKELADSRELNKLLSSKVHEQERKLCGFVQELDRTKTLLAGMEDTHHKLQTAKAVMRYELQEKKHLLHNLRQQLESTRESCVKVMRSNAESEIEWKSLREEFQSRKKQDSQDSGVSDNGQSTREQTPSSGEECSERDDPESVEDDDRSDSLNVDEIPEEGGAQCIPDTVADIECKYRARSQRLEYLEQQCQILYNSLVRSSERSNSLQRRLHSLLEAGASGSSGSSNEPPAQDSASSIPVNSEDSESREVVAEECDVACDDVPDVSAICGDVCDDGALPEIRKRTLGTIVHRVKLERSQSEEVISKLRAKIARLEESNERLQQQVASLAEEKAQRENEMRQRASGMLRTERSLKSVQMQEISRERGELLIRNKELEEQLEQKDLQLARIDENRRESAEKQQMLEREVGSLTERLQDQEAANSHLYRNYVTQQAIIQEMRERLEDQERMIGELEHCVEDLREDQVTEQTKFAQEIERLQLVMASREEECSILSDELKRLRVQADVDKEYGDQLKQQLDQSYAQVTSFEEQLSQLKMDTVELKKKIVKLVKEKDMLWKQNDNLQFLQKLQATDKWMDNNETDSCLQCSSAFTFTLRKHHCRLCGRIYCHNCCSNWLMTTASSRPARVCNACAFQHQQLERAARNPSLCSNASADSEDDDIGELAVSRKKEPSETDTVDSPNRSSSDEAVCCSAPAQGAPPRTEVIKMTRNWSFPRLRRPQFLQSSSSFTDSGSSSAKQEFDIISDEEIARSLLACSPYNSSPRTTQDRALFHVGSTRTLDEIAQCGPAGLRGEVWVNAGGRYSIPVLLPVTETALFWQFYCEPKSISFEMRYKPLHSDTQLEMMDVILPSVRVQADVQPFEGSLVVKNVGVYVLVFDNQHSKFMAKKVSYKLHLHKPCASDSEMSNV; translated from the exons ATGGCATCTGGAGTACACGTAGACCAGGCCTTGGCCCAGATCAAGC AGTGCATTCAAGAGCTATGTGAAGAGTTCAGGGCGAATAACGAACCAGTAACCGACGACAGCACCACGCTGCACAAGTTCTGCTCTGAACTCGAACAGATTCTGCAGCATGGCCAGACAG ACAGGGCCCTCGTTCTCAACGTCTCCAAGGGCTACTGGGGCTACTTCTGCCGCTGCCTCCTCAGCGAAAAGAACTTGAAGGGCTACAGCGCGCTCAAGTACGCCAAGTCTCTATCCGAG CTCAAGACTCACTTGGGAAGAGGACGTGCGGTGATTCGCTACTGCCTTGTGCACCAGTGCCTCGCTGATACGTTGCAGACATGCACGGTCGATGAGAAGTCGACAAG AGACCACTACCATGCGTGGGCGCTCCTTCGGCAGCCCGAGACTCAGCAGTCGCTGTTGTCATCCCTCTACGATCTGAACGCCGTCCCCTTCGACCTTGCTCCCAGTGGCAATGACCTGGACTCTTCCTGGCCACTGTTTGCGAG GAAAGTCTTTGGTGAGAGCTGGCCGACGTTGAGCCGGTGCTCTAGCATTTCAAGCATGTCCAGCGTGAATAGCACGCACTCTCAG ATGGACTTGACGTGCTCGTCCTTGCCTGATGAAGGGCGCAGCACCGTACCAAGATCCCCCATTCTTCGAGCTAGCTCGCTCCTACAATCTCCCTCCGTGGACGAAGCCACGGAAGACGTCTCTCGGCGATCCGAACTCTCGAGTCTGCCAACCGTGAGAACG CTGAAGAGCAGATCTCTATCTCCGATTGTGTTCAGAATATCGTCTCCAGAAGCTTGTGGTGAAGTGTCTTCGCCAGTCCAGACGGCCGCCTCTTCTTCGCAAACGGAGGGTTGTTTGCCTGAAAGACTCGCCGAAGAAGCGAGAGCTGCTTTGTGCTCCGAGAAGCTAGAGAAGATGGCCGAGGAATGGCGCATCAAGGAGGAGGCCTGGCTGGAGAAAGAAGCGGAGTTGCGTAAGGAGTTGGAATCGCTGAGAGCCTCTCAGTCCGGTGAAACCGCGTGTGTTCAAAGTACCTGCAAAACATGTGATGATCTGAGCGCGTCAGTGCAGCGTCTAAGCGGAGAGAAAGATGATCTGACCACTAAAAATAATTTCCTCGCGCGGAAGCTGAACGAGGTATTGGAGAAGCTCGAAGATTCCGAAGAAACCGTCAATGACCTGAAGCGCTCCGAAGCGGACCTTCGGACGAGGACAGAGAAGCTCAGCTTCGTCAACGAGGGACTGAAAAATCTCGTCGACGCGGTGAAAGACGAAGCAACGATTCTTCGACAGCAAGTTATCATCATGGACAAAGAGGTCAAGAGTAGCCACGAGTTGTTGGAGCAGAAGAAGATGCAGTGTAAGTGTCTCGAAGACCAGCTGGTTAAGCTGCGCTCAAAATGCTGTGAGAGCATCAACGCTAGCGCCATGAGGGACCGCGAAATTGAAAGGCTTGCCAACCTAGTGCGCGTAGCTCGGAGAAAGCTCTTCTCCAAGTCGTCTCCCACACAGCAGGCTGATACTTCGCCCGAAGAGTCTCCCAAGCTTGCTTTGGAGAACAATATGTCCGATGAAGCGCTGTTGAAGATGTTGTCCTCCGAGGAAACGGAAGATTCGCTCATTCCAACCAAACAAGTAACGAGGACGGAGAACTCGAACTGTGAACTCTTCGAACACTGCCTGAGGTACCTCGGTTCCGCCATGTTACACCATGAGTCCCTGATCGACAAGGCGAACGCCCGAGTTCGGGATCTCATTTCCACAAGCCACAGTATTAACCTTCAGCTGCATGTGATGCAAGAAGTGCTCAGCATGCAACATCTAAAGGAGGACGGTGCTCCAGACGAAAATGACATTTCCCTGAGCAAGGAAGCCGCCGGACCTTCGGAAGAGTTGGTGCCGCCACGAATAGAGGGTTGTGACTTCGTGACCTCTCTGTTCGAGACCATGTGCAGGAATCACTCCAAGATGCAGTCTCTCATGCAGTCCGAATCTCAGCTCGAAAAAGAGCTCGCCGACTCCAGGGAGCTCAACAAGCTGCTGTCCAGTAAGGTGCACGAGCAAGAGCGCAAACTGTGCGGCTTCGTGCAAGAACTCGACCGCACCAAGACCCTTTTGGCGGGCATGGAGGATACGCACCACAAGCTTCAGACTGCCAAAGCTGTCATGAGGTACGAGCTCCAGGAGAAGAAACACCTGCTTCACAACCTGCGGCAGCAGCTGGAGAGCACGCGGGAGAGCTGCGTCAAGGTGATGCGCTCCAACGCCGAGTCCGAGATCGAGTGGAAGAGCCTGCGCGAGGAGTTCCAGAGCCGGAAGAAGCAGGACAGCCAGGACAGCGGCGTCTCCGACAACGGCCAGAGCACGCGCGAGCAGACGCCCTCGAGCGGCGAGGAGTGCTCGGAGCGGGACGACCCGGAGTCGGTCGAGGACGACGACCGCTCCGACTCGCTCAACGTGGACGAGATTCCCGAAGAAGGGGGAGCCCAGTGCATTCCAGACACGGTGGCCGACATCGAGTGCAAGTACCGCGCGCGCTCTCAGCGACTCGAGTACCTGGAGCAGCAGTGCCAGATCCTGTACAACAGCCTGGTGCGAAGCAGCGAGCGCAGCAACAGCCTGCAGCGCCGGCTGCACAGCCTGCTGGAGGCCGGcgccagcggcagcagcggcagcagcaacgagccaCCCGCGCAGGACAGCGCGTCCAGCATTCCAGTGAACTCTGAGGATTCTGAGTCACGCGAAGTTGTGGCCGAAGAGTGTGATGTGGCGTGTGACGATGTGCCGGATGTGTCCGCCATCTGCGGGGACGTGTGCGACGATGGTGCTTTGCCCGAGATCCGGAAGAGGACCCTGGGCACCATAGTGCACAGGGTGAAGCTCGAGAGGTCCCAGAGCGAGGAGGTCATCTCCAAACTGCGCGCTAAAATTGCCAGGCTGGAGGAGTCCAACGAGAGATTGCAACAGCAGGTGGCCAGCCTTGCTGAAGAAAAGGCGCAGAGGGAAAACGAAATGAG GCAGAGAGCAAGCGGGATGCTGCGGACAGAGCGTAGCCTGAAGAGCGTCCAGATGCAGGAGATCTCGCGCGAGCGGGGAGAGCTTTTGATCAGGAACAAGGAACTCGAGGAGCAGCTCGAGCAGAAGGATCTTCAGCTCGCGCGGATCGACGAGAACCGCCGCGAGAGCGCCGAAAAGCAGCAGATGCTCGAGAGGGAAGTCGGCTCGCTCACCGAGAGGCTCCAGGACCAGGAGGCTGCCAACAGCCACTTGTACAGG AATTACGTGACACAACAGGCTATCATCCAGGAAATGCGCGAGCGGCTGGAAGACCAAGAGCGCATGATCGGAGAGCTGGAACACTGTGTCGAGGACCTCAGGGAGGACCAAGTGACAGAGCAGACGAAGTTCGCGCAAGAG ATTGAAAGGCTTCAGCTGGTGATGGCATCTCGGGAAGAAGAGTGCTCCATTCTCAGCGACGAACTAAAAAGA CTTCGTGTGCAAGCCGATGTTGACAAGGAGTACGGGGATCAGCTGAAGCAGCAGCTGGACCAGAGCTACGCGCAAGTCACGTCTTTCGAAGAGCAACTAAGCCAGCTGAAGATGGACACCGTGGAACTCAAGAAAAAGATTGTCAAGCTGGTCAA AGAAAAGGACATGCTCTGGAAGCAAAACGACAATCTGCagtttctgcaaaagctgcaggCTACTGACAAGTGGATGGACAACAACGAAACGGACTCCTGCCTGCAATGTTCCTCTGCGTTCACGTTCACTTTGAGGAAG CACCACTGCAGGCTGTGTGGCCGAATCTACTGCCACAACTGCTGTAGCAATTGGCTCATGACAACTGCCAGCAG TCGTCCGGCGAGGGTCTGCAATGCCTGCGCATTCCAGCACCAGCAGCTTGAACGGGCCGCCAGGAATCCTTCTCTCTGCTCAAATGCGTCCGCAGACAGCGAAGATGATGACATCGGCGAGCTTGCCGTCAGCAGGAAGAAAGAGCCGTCGGAAACGGACACCGTCG actcGCCAAACAGAAGCTCTTCCGACGAAGCCGTCTGCTGTTCGGCGCCAGCCCAGGGAGCGCCGCCCCGAACCGAGGTTATCAAGATGACTCGAAACTG GTCCTTCCCTCGACTGCGAAGGCCCCAGTTCCTGcagagcagcagcagcttcaCCGACAGCGGCAGCAGCTCGGCCAAGCAGGAGTTCGACATCATCAGCGACGAGGAGATTGCGCGCTCGCTGCTCGCCTGCAGCCCGTACAACAGCTCGCCCAGGACGACGCAGGACCGCGCGCTGTTCCACGTGGGATCAACGCGCACCCTGGACGAGATCGCCCAGTGCGGTCCAGCGGGTCTCCGTGGCGAGGTGTGGGTGAACGCCGGCGGACGCTACAGCATCCCCGTGCTGCTCCCGGTGACGGAGACGGCGCTCTTCTGGCAGTTCTATTGCGAGCCCAAG AGCATATCGTTCGAGATGCGGTACAAGCCTCTCCACAGTGACACCCAGCTGGAGATGATGGACGTCATTCTGCCTTCGGTGCGCGTACAGGCCGACGTGCAGCCGTTCGAGGGCAGCCTCGTCGTGAAGAACGTGGGCGTCTACGTCCTCGTTTTCGACAACCAGCACTCCAA GTTCATGGCCAAGAAGGTGTCCTACAAACTGCACCTGCACAAGCCATGTGCTTCGGACAGTGAAATGAGCAACGTGTAA
- the LOC126530298 gene encoding uncharacterized protein isoform X1, which produces MLHCPVFQDEANDCCATLSSMASGVHVDQALAQIKQCIQELCEEFRANNEPVTDDSTTLHKFCSELEQILQHGQTDRALVLNVSKGYWGYFCRCLLSEKNLKGYSALKYAKSLSELKTHLGRGRAVIRYCLVHQCLADTLQTCTVDEKSTRDHYHAWALLRQPETQQSLLSSLYDLNAVPFDLAPSGNDLDSSWPLFARKVFGESWPTLSRCSSISSMSSVNSTHSQMDLTCSSLPDEGRSTVPRSPILRASSLLQSPSVDEATEDVSRRSELSSLPTVRTLKSRSLSPIVFRISSPEACGEVSSPVQTAASSSQTEGCLPERLAEEARAALCSEKLEKMAEEWRIKEEAWLEKEAELRKELESLRASQSGETACVQSTCKTCDDLSASVQRLSGEKDDLTTKNNFLARKLNEVLEKLEDSEETVNDLKRSEADLRTRTEKLSFVNEGLKNLVDAVKDEATILRQQVIIMDKEVKSSHELLEQKKMQCKCLEDQLVKLRSKCCESINASAMRDREIERLANLVRVARRKLFSKSSPTQQADTSPEESPKLALENNMSDEALLKMLSSEETEDSLIPTKQVTRTENSNCELFEHCLRYLGSAMLHHESLIDKANARVRDLISTSHSINLQLHVMQEVLSMQHLKEDGAPDENDISLSKEAAGPSEELVPPRIEGCDFVTSLFETMCRNHSKMQSLMQSESQLEKELADSRELNKLLSSKVHEQERKLCGFVQELDRTKTLLAGMEDTHHKLQTAKAVMRYELQEKKHLLHNLRQQLESTRESCVKVMRSNAESEIEWKSLREEFQSRKKQDSQDSGVSDNGQSTREQTPSSGEECSERDDPESVEDDDRSDSLNVDEIPEEGGAQCIPDTVADIECKYRARSQRLEYLEQQCQILYNSLVRSSERSNSLQRRLHSLLEAGASGSSGSSNEPPAQDSASSIPVNSEDSESREVVAEECDVACDDVPDVSAICGDVCDDGALPEIRKRTLGTIVHRVKLERSQSEEVISKLRAKIARLEESNERLQQQVASLAEEKAQRENEMRQRASGMLRTERSLKSVQMQEISRERGELLIRNKELEEQLEQKDLQLARIDENRRESAEKQQMLEREVGSLTERLQDQEAANSHLYRNYVTQQAIIQEMRERLEDQERMIGELEHCVEDLREDQVTEQTKFAQEIERLQLVMASREEECSILSDELKRLRVQADVDKEYGDQLKQQLDQSYAQVTSFEEQLSQLKMDTVELKKKIVKLVKEKDMLWKQNDNLQFLQKLQATDKWMDNNETDSCLQCSSAFTFTLRKHHCRLCGRIYCHNCCSNWLMTTASSRPARVCNACAFQHQQLERAARNPSLCSNASADSEDDDIGELAVSRKKEPSETDTVDSPNRSSSDEAVCCSAPAQGAPPRTEVIKMTRNWSFPRLRRPQFLQSSSSFTDSGSSSAKQEFDIISDEEIARSLLACSPYNSSPRTTQDRALFHVGSTRTLDEIAQCGPAGLRGEVWVNAGGRYSIPVLLPVTETALFWQFYCEPKSISFEMRYKPLHSDTQLEMMDVILPSVRVQADVQPFEGSLVVKNVGVYVLVFDNQHSKFMAKKVSYKLHLHKPCASDSEMSNV; this is translated from the exons ATGCTCCATTGCCCCGTCTTCCAGGACGAAGCCAATGATTGCTGCGCTACGCTTTCTTCTATGGCATCTGGAGTACACGTAGACCAGGCCTTGGCCCAGATCAAGC AGTGCATTCAAGAGCTATGTGAAGAGTTCAGGGCGAATAACGAACCAGTAACCGACGACAGCACCACGCTGCACAAGTTCTGCTCTGAACTCGAACAGATTCTGCAGCATGGCCAGACAG ACAGGGCCCTCGTTCTCAACGTCTCCAAGGGCTACTGGGGCTACTTCTGCCGCTGCCTCCTCAGCGAAAAGAACTTGAAGGGCTACAGCGCGCTCAAGTACGCCAAGTCTCTATCCGAG CTCAAGACTCACTTGGGAAGAGGACGTGCGGTGATTCGCTACTGCCTTGTGCACCAGTGCCTCGCTGATACGTTGCAGACATGCACGGTCGATGAGAAGTCGACAAG AGACCACTACCATGCGTGGGCGCTCCTTCGGCAGCCCGAGACTCAGCAGTCGCTGTTGTCATCCCTCTACGATCTGAACGCCGTCCCCTTCGACCTTGCTCCCAGTGGCAATGACCTGGACTCTTCCTGGCCACTGTTTGCGAG GAAAGTCTTTGGTGAGAGCTGGCCGACGTTGAGCCGGTGCTCTAGCATTTCAAGCATGTCCAGCGTGAATAGCACGCACTCTCAG ATGGACTTGACGTGCTCGTCCTTGCCTGATGAAGGGCGCAGCACCGTACCAAGATCCCCCATTCTTCGAGCTAGCTCGCTCCTACAATCTCCCTCCGTGGACGAAGCCACGGAAGACGTCTCTCGGCGATCCGAACTCTCGAGTCTGCCAACCGTGAGAACG CTGAAGAGCAGATCTCTATCTCCGATTGTGTTCAGAATATCGTCTCCAGAAGCTTGTGGTGAAGTGTCTTCGCCAGTCCAGACGGCCGCCTCTTCTTCGCAAACGGAGGGTTGTTTGCCTGAAAGACTCGCCGAAGAAGCGAGAGCTGCTTTGTGCTCCGAGAAGCTAGAGAAGATGGCCGAGGAATGGCGCATCAAGGAGGAGGCCTGGCTGGAGAAAGAAGCGGAGTTGCGTAAGGAGTTGGAATCGCTGAGAGCCTCTCAGTCCGGTGAAACCGCGTGTGTTCAAAGTACCTGCAAAACATGTGATGATCTGAGCGCGTCAGTGCAGCGTCTAAGCGGAGAGAAAGATGATCTGACCACTAAAAATAATTTCCTCGCGCGGAAGCTGAACGAGGTATTGGAGAAGCTCGAAGATTCCGAAGAAACCGTCAATGACCTGAAGCGCTCCGAAGCGGACCTTCGGACGAGGACAGAGAAGCTCAGCTTCGTCAACGAGGGACTGAAAAATCTCGTCGACGCGGTGAAAGACGAAGCAACGATTCTTCGACAGCAAGTTATCATCATGGACAAAGAGGTCAAGAGTAGCCACGAGTTGTTGGAGCAGAAGAAGATGCAGTGTAAGTGTCTCGAAGACCAGCTGGTTAAGCTGCGCTCAAAATGCTGTGAGAGCATCAACGCTAGCGCCATGAGGGACCGCGAAATTGAAAGGCTTGCCAACCTAGTGCGCGTAGCTCGGAGAAAGCTCTTCTCCAAGTCGTCTCCCACACAGCAGGCTGATACTTCGCCCGAAGAGTCTCCCAAGCTTGCTTTGGAGAACAATATGTCCGATGAAGCGCTGTTGAAGATGTTGTCCTCCGAGGAAACGGAAGATTCGCTCATTCCAACCAAACAAGTAACGAGGACGGAGAACTCGAACTGTGAACTCTTCGAACACTGCCTGAGGTACCTCGGTTCCGCCATGTTACACCATGAGTCCCTGATCGACAAGGCGAACGCCCGAGTTCGGGATCTCATTTCCACAAGCCACAGTATTAACCTTCAGCTGCATGTGATGCAAGAAGTGCTCAGCATGCAACATCTAAAGGAGGACGGTGCTCCAGACGAAAATGACATTTCCCTGAGCAAGGAAGCCGCCGGACCTTCGGAAGAGTTGGTGCCGCCACGAATAGAGGGTTGTGACTTCGTGACCTCTCTGTTCGAGACCATGTGCAGGAATCACTCCAAGATGCAGTCTCTCATGCAGTCCGAATCTCAGCTCGAAAAAGAGCTCGCCGACTCCAGGGAGCTCAACAAGCTGCTGTCCAGTAAGGTGCACGAGCAAGAGCGCAAACTGTGCGGCTTCGTGCAAGAACTCGACCGCACCAAGACCCTTTTGGCGGGCATGGAGGATACGCACCACAAGCTTCAGACTGCCAAAGCTGTCATGAGGTACGAGCTCCAGGAGAAGAAACACCTGCTTCACAACCTGCGGCAGCAGCTGGAGAGCACGCGGGAGAGCTGCGTCAAGGTGATGCGCTCCAACGCCGAGTCCGAGATCGAGTGGAAGAGCCTGCGCGAGGAGTTCCAGAGCCGGAAGAAGCAGGACAGCCAGGACAGCGGCGTCTCCGACAACGGCCAGAGCACGCGCGAGCAGACGCCCTCGAGCGGCGAGGAGTGCTCGGAGCGGGACGACCCGGAGTCGGTCGAGGACGACGACCGCTCCGACTCGCTCAACGTGGACGAGATTCCCGAAGAAGGGGGAGCCCAGTGCATTCCAGACACGGTGGCCGACATCGAGTGCAAGTACCGCGCGCGCTCTCAGCGACTCGAGTACCTGGAGCAGCAGTGCCAGATCCTGTACAACAGCCTGGTGCGAAGCAGCGAGCGCAGCAACAGCCTGCAGCGCCGGCTGCACAGCCTGCTGGAGGCCGGcgccagcggcagcagcggcagcagcaacgagccaCCCGCGCAGGACAGCGCGTCCAGCATTCCAGTGAACTCTGAGGATTCTGAGTCACGCGAAGTTGTGGCCGAAGAGTGTGATGTGGCGTGTGACGATGTGCCGGATGTGTCCGCCATCTGCGGGGACGTGTGCGACGATGGTGCTTTGCCCGAGATCCGGAAGAGGACCCTGGGCACCATAGTGCACAGGGTGAAGCTCGAGAGGTCCCAGAGCGAGGAGGTCATCTCCAAACTGCGCGCTAAAATTGCCAGGCTGGAGGAGTCCAACGAGAGATTGCAACAGCAGGTGGCCAGCCTTGCTGAAGAAAAGGCGCAGAGGGAAAACGAAATGAG GCAGAGAGCAAGCGGGATGCTGCGGACAGAGCGTAGCCTGAAGAGCGTCCAGATGCAGGAGATCTCGCGCGAGCGGGGAGAGCTTTTGATCAGGAACAAGGAACTCGAGGAGCAGCTCGAGCAGAAGGATCTTCAGCTCGCGCGGATCGACGAGAACCGCCGCGAGAGCGCCGAAAAGCAGCAGATGCTCGAGAGGGAAGTCGGCTCGCTCACCGAGAGGCTCCAGGACCAGGAGGCTGCCAACAGCCACTTGTACAGG AATTACGTGACACAACAGGCTATCATCCAGGAAATGCGCGAGCGGCTGGAAGACCAAGAGCGCATGATCGGAGAGCTGGAACACTGTGTCGAGGACCTCAGGGAGGACCAAGTGACAGAGCAGACGAAGTTCGCGCAAGAG ATTGAAAGGCTTCAGCTGGTGATGGCATCTCGGGAAGAAGAGTGCTCCATTCTCAGCGACGAACTAAAAAGA CTTCGTGTGCAAGCCGATGTTGACAAGGAGTACGGGGATCAGCTGAAGCAGCAGCTGGACCAGAGCTACGCGCAAGTCACGTCTTTCGAAGAGCAACTAAGCCAGCTGAAGATGGACACCGTGGAACTCAAGAAAAAGATTGTCAAGCTGGTCAA AGAAAAGGACATGCTCTGGAAGCAAAACGACAATCTGCagtttctgcaaaagctgcaggCTACTGACAAGTGGATGGACAACAACGAAACGGACTCCTGCCTGCAATGTTCCTCTGCGTTCACGTTCACTTTGAGGAAG CACCACTGCAGGCTGTGTGGCCGAATCTACTGCCACAACTGCTGTAGCAATTGGCTCATGACAACTGCCAGCAG TCGTCCGGCGAGGGTCTGCAATGCCTGCGCATTCCAGCACCAGCAGCTTGAACGGGCCGCCAGGAATCCTTCTCTCTGCTCAAATGCGTCCGCAGACAGCGAAGATGATGACATCGGCGAGCTTGCCGTCAGCAGGAAGAAAGAGCCGTCGGAAACGGACACCGTCG actcGCCAAACAGAAGCTCTTCCGACGAAGCCGTCTGCTGTTCGGCGCCAGCCCAGGGAGCGCCGCCCCGAACCGAGGTTATCAAGATGACTCGAAACTG GTCCTTCCCTCGACTGCGAAGGCCCCAGTTCCTGcagagcagcagcagcttcaCCGACAGCGGCAGCAGCTCGGCCAAGCAGGAGTTCGACATCATCAGCGACGAGGAGATTGCGCGCTCGCTGCTCGCCTGCAGCCCGTACAACAGCTCGCCCAGGACGACGCAGGACCGCGCGCTGTTCCACGTGGGATCAACGCGCACCCTGGACGAGATCGCCCAGTGCGGTCCAGCGGGTCTCCGTGGCGAGGTGTGGGTGAACGCCGGCGGACGCTACAGCATCCCCGTGCTGCTCCCGGTGACGGAGACGGCGCTCTTCTGGCAGTTCTATTGCGAGCCCAAG AGCATATCGTTCGAGATGCGGTACAAGCCTCTCCACAGTGACACCCAGCTGGAGATGATGGACGTCATTCTGCCTTCGGTGCGCGTACAGGCCGACGTGCAGCCGTTCGAGGGCAGCCTCGTCGTGAAGAACGTGGGCGTCTACGTCCTCGTTTTCGACAACCAGCACTCCAA GTTCATGGCCAAGAAGGTGTCCTACAAACTGCACCTGCACAAGCCATGTGCTTCGGACAGTGAAATGAGCAACGTGTAA